The following DNA comes from Musa acuminata AAA Group cultivar baxijiao chromosome BXJ1-4, Cavendish_Baxijiao_AAA, whole genome shotgun sequence.
TTGTCCGTGCCTATAAAGAGAAATAGAGAAATAAAGTTCAGAAATTGGCAACACTAACAAAAAGGAGACTATGCTCACCTCCACAACTGATGGATACTCTGATATCATAATggattctttctttccttctgctCGAGGGAGACGCTGCCATAATTCTTCAGTAATAAATGGCATCACGGGATGTAAAAGACGCAAACCGGTGTCTAGAGATATCCATAGAGTATCCCTTGAGGCTTCTCTAGCATATTCAAACTCTGATAAGTTCTCAAAGTAAGGTTTGACCGCTTCAATAAAGACATCACAAAATTGATATTGCCACCATGAATATAAGACTGTAGAAGCGTCTGAGAACTTGTATGACTCGAAAGCTGATATAGTTTTCCATACGGccttgtttaaaactgaaagtgtcCATTGGCATATTAACGGCATCGATTCAATAGTATGAATCTCATGAGGACAATAGTCATCTCCAAGCTTTGTCATGGCAAAATGTACAGCATTCCATAATTCATCACACCATTGTCGATAACCAACAACTCGTGGCACATCCAGAGTAATCTTGTTTGACTGAGAAGGAAAAAATGTATCTTTCGGTAAAAAAGCAAGCTTAAAAAAAGTCGGTTAGCAAAGCGCAGAAGCGAACCTGATCTGCATAAGAAACAAGCGCAAAGCGGAGGGCATCAGCACCACATTCAGGAATACCATTAGGGAAATCTTTAATCTGGTCCAGTTTTGCCTTTTCCAAATCACTTTGGTCAAAATCACTGGTGTCCAACTGCTTGTGCAAACCTTCAAGTGATATTCCATTTATTAAGTCAAGTGGATCAATAACATTGCCTTTTGACTTGGACATTTTCTGGCCATGTGCATCATAAATCATAGGGTGCAAATAAACCTGAAGATGATTAAAAGAAAGCATCCAAGTCGGTTAGCTAATACTAGCGCATGTTTAGTAATACAAGCAATCTGCACCACTATTTGTTACTTCCTTTTTAAGTACTCTAGTTTTGAAcatatcaaacaaactgtgctacatTTACCATTTGTCCCCATAATTCAACAACtacctataatatatatatatatatatatatatatatatatatatatatatatatatatatatatatatatatatatatatatatatatatatatatatatatatatgcttatcaGTTAGTTACCTTTCTGAAGGGCACGTCACCTCCAAGTTTCATTCCCAGCATTACCATCCGGGCTACCCACAAGAATAGAACATCATGTCCAGTTTCAAGCAACGAAGTTGGGTAGAATGCCTTGAAATCTGGTGTGACTTCTGGCCAGCCGAGCACAGATAATGGTAAAAGAGCAGCTGAAAACCATGTATGTAACACGTCTGGATCTTGTGCAATCTCAAATTTCTTCCCTGCAAAGATCTGCTTTGCCTCCAAAACTGTTTCCTGCTCACTTCTTCCGACCACCCAGTGGTCATTGTAAGAACCCATATCTTTAAACTGATCTTTTTCAAGTGTCACATACCAGGCAGGAACTCGATGGCCCCACCAAAGTTGTCTTGAAATGCACCAATCATATATATTCTCCGGCCATCTGTTTAGAAAAGCACGCAAATTAATGTCACCCAAAAATCCAAATTAATGACACCAATCATAAGCTAGCACAGATCAGCATACACcgataaaacatataaataaagTTGGCTTCTACAATCTAAGAGTCTGAATGACCTAATCAGTTCTTGTTCATACTGATGTGGAATGATCTCAATTTTCTTATTGTCATCACTCATCACTGCACCGATAGCTAGTTTTGCAATGCTTTTGCAATCCACAAACCACTGAGACTTTACCATCAGTTCAACAACATCATTACTTCTCGAACAAATGCCAAGTTTCATTTCATGCTTCTGAGCTCCTCTATACAGTCCCTGTTTCCATGGAAACTTTCTCATTGGCATTAGCACATGCTAAAACTTGTATGATCGAGAAAAGAGAAGGGCAAAAGGCTGAAATTGGAATAGTTTTAAGTTAAATTAAAGAAAATTATAAAGAGATAATTCCAACAAAATTAAATTGCATGTGGAAATGACACCTAGATCCTGGTGGACGATTTCTTTTAATCGATCGTTACATCACTTGTAATTTTTTTGACCAAACTACCATACCTAAACATGAGTTGAAAGGGAGATGAATATGTGTGCAATATACGACCTTagccaatttttgcttccttgttTCTGGACAACAGACATATCTTACCATTTACGATTagagtagaaaataaaaatataatgttcTTATAATATTTTACTAGCGAAGCACACAGCAACACAAGACTAAATCATTTATGTAGACTTGAAGGTAAAAGTTGAGATGTTCAAACAATTGCAATAGACTACCGATGtaggaatttgataaaaatataaatgttaTTGATAATAGTTCAGCCTGTTGCTTCAAAGCTGCTTAGAATTGAAATATTGTATAAATAAACAAACATTGTGAAATGACTTATCTACTTGGAACATGGAATTTTGCATTTAGACCAGGTTGAATGAACCTCTTAAACGCAAAAAGAGGTTGAAGACGGAAGATGGTGCAAAAAGAGGTTGAATTTATCTCTTAAAAAGTCAAAGACAAGGAATATAACTAAGCAACAACAGATGTCTTCAAATTTAAAAGTCACAGTTAACATAGCATGATTCATGATAATGGTCTTTCTCATCCTATACTAAGTCAAATACTTCACATAATGCAGGAATAAAACAGATCAATGCTTCTAGTCTGTGGCCATAAAAACACCAATATATTGATACCTGTGCCTTCAGTGCCTCAGTAACAGCCACACGAGCTGTAAACCGTGGCATCCCTTCAAACTCTGCACCACCATTGCTATTTATCTTCCCGTCATCAGTAAAGATATTAATGAATTCAAGATTATGGTGTTTTCCAACTAAATAGTCATTAGGGTCATGAGCCGGAGTTATCTGCAATATGATTTCAGGTAAAAATGAATTTAACAATCAGCGAAACACAGGGGTAGCTGTcaagtaaaaattattttgaacatcTGGAATATGCTTACTTTGACAGCCCCAGTTCCAGATTCAAGGACAACTAAGTTATCATCACAGATCACTGGAAGCTTTCTGCCATTAAACGGATGGACTGCACATTTTCCATGAAGATGAGTATAGCGCTTGTCGTTAGAATGAACAGCAATTGCAGTATCACCCAGCATTGTCTCCGCTCTTGTGGTGGCAACTACAATCTCACCCAAATCTCCCTCAAGTGGATAGGCAAAAGAAATCAAAACACCAAACTGAACTTCATGGTCATATCCAGGGACCTTTCTAAATGTCTCTCCTCTGATATCCATGAGACCAACCTGAAAATAACAGGCACAAGGATAGTTCATATttgcaaaagaattataaaaccTAAAATTCTTTTGAATAAAATGTCACCCATACTTCAGCATCAGATATTGCTGTTTGTAATGTGCAATCCCAATTCACAAGGCAATGATCCCTGAAAATAGGCCCAAACAATAATGCATTGGTAGAGTTCCCAAAAAGGCTCAAactttttttcccaaaaaaacaaaaaggatttgtatatatataggaTCAAACTTTTGCTAAAATTGAATATGACGTGTGATACAAATTAGAGAGAGAACAATTATCATTATTAACACCCAGAAAGTGAAAGATTCAATCATGTCCGCAATTGCTTATTACAATCTGAATATGATTGTTTGAAGCAACCAACCTATAAATTAAACCTTCTCTGTAAAGCCTGACAAAAGCCTCGGTTACTGCCTTTGATCTTGCCTCATCCATCGTGAAGAACTGTTAATAGAAAAAGGAAATGTTCAAATAATAAGATTATTTCTGAGCTAACTAACAAGTAGCAGCTCCTGGACCACCTAAACTGACCTCACGAGACCAGTCAAGCGAGGCTCCCAACCGACGTTCCTGGTTTAGGATGGTGCCTCCATGCTCATTTTTCCAATCCCAAACCTGTCAAACACAAGGAAGAAAGCAGAGAATATCAACAGACTAACAACCATGAAAACATCAATTTTGCAGTAATAGCAATCTCATTTGTGAGGATAAAACATCACATGCTGAACAATGATTGCTACTAAACAAAAATGAATATTATAGGGTAGAAGGAGAAGCCTACTATTATTCATAAGAAAGAAAGAACTGACCTGAGAAACAAATCTTTCGCGTCCAATATCATGCCTTGTTACATTGTTCTCACGTATCAACTTTTTCTCGACAACCACCTGAGAGATGCCAGTAAGTGGTACCATTTAGCAATAAAACCCTAGAGTAGATGTATCTATCATATTTTTTACACATTTCGAAGAGAGAGTAAaaagtattttgatacctcagtaAAGAAACAAGAGATCAGCACATTATCCAtcaaatttgaagaaaaaaacAATTATTAGAAACACTTCTGTTTTACAATTATTAGAAAATCAGACTTTTTGAATGGATCTATAATTCATATCAATATACCACAAGGTTGGCAGACAGTTACTCTACCACTCTGTTTGGGAGAGATGGAGTGTAATATAGATTCTCTCTATCCATTACTAGGAGATTAGGAATCCATCATGTTGGATAGTATATCCATCCTCGATTGGGAGAATGCTCCTTGGATGTCTAACCTAGGCTAGAGGTTTATGAGATCTAAGACCCAGACTTGTTACTTATCATGCTGATAGGGACGATTTTGCCCTATGCCAACTCATCTACCACCAAGGTCGAGCACCTAAGTGGGGTTCCAGGTGACCAGCCCTAAAATGGCACCGCCCGATGATCTCCATTGGCAATAATCACCCTACTTTATCAAGATCAAAGAATAATCAGGTAATTCACCTAATCTTATCCTAGGCCTACCGGTAAGAGAGCCTAGGGATCAGGTATAAAAAGGCTCTCTACACACAAACTCTATATACACTAACTCAATCATACAGCTCACACCGTTGTATTCTCCCCTTCACTGACTTTAGCTTCGGAGGGGCCACGCTGGGTTACCCCCTAGTACCGGCCTGTTATGTAGGATCACAAGCGGTCATGAGATAATCTTGTTGTCAAGACGCAACCACATAGCCATGAGACAACCCATCGCCCGAGGTCACCCAGACAACCTAGCTCTAGGGAGGAACCTCGTAACCCGGAAGAACCCAAACTGCTTGCCCGATCATCCTGAATCGGATCCTTGCTAGCAAAACGACTTCCTATCGGACCGTCAACATAGTCTCACCTCACCAAGTCTCCCACATCAGAAAAGAGATATCTGGGTGAGCTTGCACCTTCGGTAGTGGACCAACCATGTCGACTCACCGGTCCATGGTCTCGATGATCCATCATATGCTATGCTATTGAGAGTAGTTATTAAGATTTATTTATGAATGTTTTGATATTGATTTCGACTTATTGATATTTGTACATGATTAATGATTTTGTTACAATTCTTGTGAGAAACTTTAGGATGTTTCTACTTAGGATTGCTGATTTATGATTTTTATCTGTTTCAGTGCAGCTTTCAAGTTCCATTAAAGAATCGACTCAAAGAGGAACATCGTCCGCCACTAGTTAGCACTGCATGATGCCCTTAGTCTTTGCAGTTTTAGTTTTATTATGAGATATTCCGGCTAAATTTTGTTACATGTGAGACCTTGTTATTTGAAACTTAAATTGAATAAAACTAGTTACTTCATATACTACTACTATGAGATGTTTAATGTGTTAAGTATATCATGTTTTGTGCTGTGCatgttttaaaaagaaaaaaaaatgggcaCAAAAGGTAACGATAATAGTCATTATGTGTTGGACCATATACCaatgtttaaatttatgttgttaATATAATAAACAATCATAACACACTTGTAACAAAGGCCAGCAGAATTTTGCAaggaatatttaaaaaaaaatcatattttttagGTTATAATTATTGTATGGATGGT
Coding sequences within:
- the LOC103974579 gene encoding valine--tRNA ligase, mitochondrial 1, producing the protein MIPPNHHPFMRDEEEQGASDFIDSFTPIGENKRLSRKMAEQYTPSDVEKSWYTWWEALDLFTIDSSSSKAQFAMILPPPSVTGALHIGHGLTTAVQDTIVRWRRMSGYNVLWVPGMDHAGIATQVVVEKKLIRENNVTRHDIGRERFVSQVWDWKNEHGGTILNQERRLGASLDWSREFFTMDEARSKAVTEAFVRLYREGLIYRDHCLVNWDCTLQTAISDAEVGLMDIRGETFRKVPGYDHEVQFGVLISFAYPLEGDLGEIVVATTRAETMLGDTAIAVHSNDKRYTHLHGKCAVHPFNGRKLPVICDDNLVVLESGTGAVKITPAHDPNDYLVGKHHNLEFINIFTDDGKINSNGGAEFEGMPRFTARVAVTEALKAQGLYRGAQKHEMKLGICSRSNDVVELMVKSQWFVDCKSIAKLAIGAVMSDDNKKIEIIPHQYEQELIRWPENIYDWCISRQLWWGHRVPAWYVTLEKDQFKDMGSYNDHWVVGRSEQETVLEAKQIFAGKKFEIAQDPDVLHTWFSAALLPLSVLGWPEVTPDFKAFYPTSLLETGHDVLFLWVARMVMLGMKLGGDVPFRKVYLHPMIYDAHGQKMSKSKGNVIDPLDLINGISLEGLHKQLDTSDFDQSDLEKAKLDQIKDFPNGIPECGADALRFALVSYADQSNKITLDVPRVVGYRQWCDELWNAVHFAMTKLGDDYCPHEIHTIESMPLICQWTLSVLNKAVWKTISAFESYKFSDASTVLYSWWQYQFCDVFIEAVKPYFENLSEFEYAREASRDTLWISLDTGLRLLHPVMPFITEELWQRLPRAEGKKESIMISEYPSVVEAWTNEGIEEDLEIVNAAVRKFRSLRPQCNENRRFPAFALCRGHHITNIMKTYEFEITTLASVSSLKVLVENDMAPAGCAEDIVNKNLTVYLKLEGTLDTETEYERQHLLTHESPTEFITDEAARDTESMLHGEIEERTMISVHDDDEHSDRHSISEISGSNTLEIPEMNIIENEMIIPWYKAYTYIAISVGDAVFQLFKMIVRCVKVILQREGAKDVDPEEEGQR